One stretch of Castor canadensis chromosome 14, mCasCan1.hap1v2, whole genome shotgun sequence DNA includes these proteins:
- the Brme1 gene encoding break repair meiotic recombinase recruitment factor 1 isoform X2 has product MSKRKKLRTSGEGGHPPRPPKNPRLQDSDRGCPSSEFAQMHRPEKSEDNPGLSAPAEQSREEAGQAVPSSCPDAETGAACRLMGQTGEELVALPSQSSVGRFVPQFVKPRKAVTRNAEVKEEDPEIPATSLGTPPQPAGSQPREELLGLARAESRGPGHQMQADGACSQHSNQHSVTPVPGSGDSQPEVSPQGGTGLSDSERASQDSVWEQETNPSGNNRPETHSAQVPGDGGQKRHPPSSAVEGKEVNGRLAQGGAGTNLPGGDQEEGGDIPGSPASGSAQELSPAAPCLKAPSVTQGPPIPMQMHSGTGGRAEQSCSPAGASLVALVIVDVSTDPSEPKQRAPEVAEPDGQAEAGPPVSPRRQAPGRDSSRTLWRDIPPARKTGGGRGEAGLEKSSDDTLLSPAAFLAVGSPGLRVDTGDLGHPAPEVGLGISQTQVPSPDSEWPGGMCALPLLVQPADGEESEMLSQSHKQDPRGLALSLPASSLLEHREAADGPPQDTRTLQSGPDPLMGPKGQLRLPLDSADQAAWPESSAVELDFLPDSQIQNALDVPDLETPLEQGFSSGTSAGPGWPGPSPRASRGDPTLGAEAQLRPLRGAEVPEASRMEDATDIVRGLIVEISNLNRLIMSTHRDLEACKRLSSRKSKALGSLPRGDPDWREL; this is encoded by the exons GAGAAGGAGGTCATCCCCCGAGACCCCCCAAGAACCCAAGGCTGCAGGACTCCGACAGGGGCTGCCCGAGTTCCGAGTTCGCTCAAATGCATCGCCCTGAAAAGTCAGAAGACAACCCGGGACTTTCTGCCCCTGCCGAGCAGAGCAGAGAGGAAGCAGGACAGGCGGTCCCCAG CAGCTGCCCTGATGCAGAAACAGGAGCTGCCTGCAGGCTCATGGGGCAAACAGGAGAAGAGCTCGTGGCCCTGCCTTCCCAG AGCTCAGTTGGGAGGTTTGTCCCCCAGTTTGTAAAACCCAGGAAGGCAGTAACAAGAAATGCAGAGGTCAAGGAAGAGGACCCCGAGATCCCAGCTACTAGTCTG GGAACACCACCCCAGCCTGCAGGAAGCCAGCCACGAGAGGAACTCCTCGGGCTTGCTCGCGCTGAGTCCAGGGGGCCAGGACACCAGATGCAGGCTGATGGTGCCTGCTCCCAGCACAGCAATCAGCACTCTGTGACACCTGTACCTGGCAGTGGGGATTCTCAGCCCGAGGTCTCTCCACAAGGGGGGACAGGGCTCTCTGACTCGGAGAGGGCGAGCCAGGACTCTGTGTGGGAGCAAGAGACCAACCCATCGGGGAACAATAGGCCTGAGACACACAGTGCTCAGGTTCCAGGTGATGGTGGCCAGAAGAGGCACCCGCCAAGCAGTGCCGTTGAAGGGAAAGAAGTGAATGGCAGACTTGCCCAGGGGGGAGCAGGGACCAACCTGCCTGGGGGCGACCAGGAAGAAGGAGGTGACATCCCTGGCTCTCCTGCCTCGGGCTCTGCTCAGGAATTGAGCCCTGCTGCTCCATGCCTGAAAGCTCCTTCTGTGACCCAGGGCCCCCCTATCCCCATGCAGATGCATAGCGGGACAGGCGGGAGAGCAGAGCAGAGCTGTAGCCCAGCAGGCGCCTCCCTTGTAGCCCTTGTCATCGTAGATGTGAGCACAGACCCCTCTGAGCCCAAACAGAGGGCCCCAGAGGTGGCTGAGCCAGATGGGCAGGCAGAAGCTGGGCCTCCTGTCTCTCCTCGAAGACAGGCCCCTGGAAGAGACAGCAGCAGGACTTTGTGGAGGGACATACCTCCTGCTAGGAAGACTGGGGGAGGCAGAGGAGAGGCAGGGCTGGAGAAGTCCTCTGATGATACCCTGCTGAGCCCGGCAGCCTTCCTGGCTGTTGGGAGCCCAGGGCTCAGAGTAGACACTGGAGATCTTGGTCATCCAGCCCCAGAAGTGGGTCTGGGCATCAGTCAGACACAGGTGCCCAGCCCAGACTCAGAGTGGCCAGGAGGGATGTGTGCACTGCCTTTATTGGTACAGCCTGCAGATGGAGAGGAATCAGAGATGCTCAGCCAGAGCCACAAACAAGACCCCAGGGGGCTCGCTCTGTCCCTCCCAGCCTCTAGTCTGCTGGAGCACAGAGAAGCAGCTGATGGCCCTCCACAGGACACCAGGACCCTCCAGAGTGGCCCAGACCCCCTCATGGGCCCAAAGGGGCAGCTCCGACTCCCTCTGGATTCTGCAGACCAGGCTGCATGGCCAGAGTCCTCAGCTGTGGAGCTTGACTTCCTGCCAGACAGCCAGATACAGAATGCACTGGATGTCCCTGACCTAGAAACCCCACTTGAGCAG GGTTTTTCCTCAGGGACTAGTGCAGGCCCTGGGTGGCCTGGCCCCAGCCCACGTGCCAGCCGAGGAGACCCCACTTTGGGGGCAGAGGCCCAGCTGAG GCCCCTCAGGGGAGCCGAGGTCCCAGAGGCCTCGCGGATGGAGGATGCTACAGACATAGTGCGCGGCCTCATTGTGGAAATCTCCAACCTCAA CCGTCTGATCATGAGCACCCACCGTGACCTGGAAGCCTGCAAGCGCCTCAGCTCCCGCAAGTCCAAGGCGCTGGGGAGCCTGCCCAGAGGGGACCCGGACTGGAGGGAGCTGTAG
- the Brme1 gene encoding break repair meiotic recombinase recruitment factor 1 isoform X1, whose protein sequence is MSKRKKLRTSGEGGHPPRPPKNPRLQDSDRGCPSSEFAQMHRPEKSEDNPGLSAPAEQSREEAGQAVPSSCPDAETGAACRLMGQTGEELVALPSQSSVGRFVPQFVKPRKAVTRNAEVKEEDPEIPATSLGTPPQPAGSQPREELLGLARAESRGPGHQMQADGACSQHSNQHSVTPVPGSGDSQPEVSPQGGTGLSDSERASQDSVWEQETNPSGNNRPETHSAQVPGDGGQKRHPPSSAVEGKEVNGRLAQGGAGTNLPGGDQEEGGDIPGSPASGSAQELSPAAPCLKAPSVTQGPPIPMQMHSGTGGRAEQSCSPAGASLVALVIVDVSTDPSEPKQRAPEVAEPDGQAEAGPPVSPRRQAPGRDSSRTLWRDIPPARKTGGGRGEAGLEKSSDDTLLSPAAFLAVGSPGLRVDTGDLGHPAPEVGLGISQTQVPSPDSEWPGGMCALPLLVQPADGEESEMLSQSHKQDPRGLALSLPASSLLEHREAADGPPQDTRTLQSGPDPLMGPKGQLRLPLDSADQAAWPESSAVELDFLPDSQIQNALDVPDLETPLEQAPQGSRGPRGLADGGCYRHSARPHCGNLQPQPSDHEHPP, encoded by the exons GAGAAGGAGGTCATCCCCCGAGACCCCCCAAGAACCCAAGGCTGCAGGACTCCGACAGGGGCTGCCCGAGTTCCGAGTTCGCTCAAATGCATCGCCCTGAAAAGTCAGAAGACAACCCGGGACTTTCTGCCCCTGCCGAGCAGAGCAGAGAGGAAGCAGGACAGGCGGTCCCCAG CAGCTGCCCTGATGCAGAAACAGGAGCTGCCTGCAGGCTCATGGGGCAAACAGGAGAAGAGCTCGTGGCCCTGCCTTCCCAG AGCTCAGTTGGGAGGTTTGTCCCCCAGTTTGTAAAACCCAGGAAGGCAGTAACAAGAAATGCAGAGGTCAAGGAAGAGGACCCCGAGATCCCAGCTACTAGTCTG GGAACACCACCCCAGCCTGCAGGAAGCCAGCCACGAGAGGAACTCCTCGGGCTTGCTCGCGCTGAGTCCAGGGGGCCAGGACACCAGATGCAGGCTGATGGTGCCTGCTCCCAGCACAGCAATCAGCACTCTGTGACACCTGTACCTGGCAGTGGGGATTCTCAGCCCGAGGTCTCTCCACAAGGGGGGACAGGGCTCTCTGACTCGGAGAGGGCGAGCCAGGACTCTGTGTGGGAGCAAGAGACCAACCCATCGGGGAACAATAGGCCTGAGACACACAGTGCTCAGGTTCCAGGTGATGGTGGCCAGAAGAGGCACCCGCCAAGCAGTGCCGTTGAAGGGAAAGAAGTGAATGGCAGACTTGCCCAGGGGGGAGCAGGGACCAACCTGCCTGGGGGCGACCAGGAAGAAGGAGGTGACATCCCTGGCTCTCCTGCCTCGGGCTCTGCTCAGGAATTGAGCCCTGCTGCTCCATGCCTGAAAGCTCCTTCTGTGACCCAGGGCCCCCCTATCCCCATGCAGATGCATAGCGGGACAGGCGGGAGAGCAGAGCAGAGCTGTAGCCCAGCAGGCGCCTCCCTTGTAGCCCTTGTCATCGTAGATGTGAGCACAGACCCCTCTGAGCCCAAACAGAGGGCCCCAGAGGTGGCTGAGCCAGATGGGCAGGCAGAAGCTGGGCCTCCTGTCTCTCCTCGAAGACAGGCCCCTGGAAGAGACAGCAGCAGGACTTTGTGGAGGGACATACCTCCTGCTAGGAAGACTGGGGGAGGCAGAGGAGAGGCAGGGCTGGAGAAGTCCTCTGATGATACCCTGCTGAGCCCGGCAGCCTTCCTGGCTGTTGGGAGCCCAGGGCTCAGAGTAGACACTGGAGATCTTGGTCATCCAGCCCCAGAAGTGGGTCTGGGCATCAGTCAGACACAGGTGCCCAGCCCAGACTCAGAGTGGCCAGGAGGGATGTGTGCACTGCCTTTATTGGTACAGCCTGCAGATGGAGAGGAATCAGAGATGCTCAGCCAGAGCCACAAACAAGACCCCAGGGGGCTCGCTCTGTCCCTCCCAGCCTCTAGTCTGCTGGAGCACAGAGAAGCAGCTGATGGCCCTCCACAGGACACCAGGACCCTCCAGAGTGGCCCAGACCCCCTCATGGGCCCAAAGGGGCAGCTCCGACTCCCTCTGGATTCTGCAGACCAGGCTGCATGGCCAGAGTCCTCAGCTGTGGAGCTTGACTTCCTGCCAGACAGCCAGATACAGAATGCACTGGATGTCCCTGACCTAGAAACCCCACTTGAGCAG GCCCCTCAGGGGAGCCGAGGTCCCAGAGGCCTCGCGGATGGAGGATGCTACAGACATAGTGCGCGGCCTCATTGTGGAAATCTCCAACCTCAA CCGTCTGATCATGAGCACCCACCGTGA
- the Nanos3 gene encoding nanos homolog 3, producing MGTFDLWTDYLGLARLVGALREEEPEARLDPQPEPTPSPEDQKPSSQSSPAPERLCSFCKHNGESRAIYQSHVLKDEAGRVLCPILRDYVCPQCGATRERAHTRRFCPLTGQGYTSVYSYTTRNSAGKRLARPDKARTQDTSHRRGGGGGASSTGSKGGGKSSGPAPSACSPFTSTST from the exons ATGGGGACTTTTGATCTGTGGACAGATTACTTGGGGTTAGCACGTCTGGTTGGGGCTCTGCGTGAAGAAGAGCCCGAGGCCAGGCTGGACCCCCAGCCAGAGCCAACACCAAGTCCAGAGGACCAGAAACCCAGCTCCCAGTCCTCACCAGCTCCCGAACGCCTGTGCTCTTTCTGCAAACACAACGGGGAGTCCCGGGCCATCTACCAGTCCCACGTGCTGAAGGACGAGGCGGGCAGGGTTCTGTGTCCCATCCTTCGGGACTATGTGTGTCCCCAGTGTGGTGCCACACGGGAGCGCGCTCACACCCGGCGCTTCTGCCCACTTACTGGCCAGGGCTACACCTCTGTCTACAGCTACACCACCCGGAACTCAGCGGGCAAGAGGCTGGCCCGGCCCGACAAGGCGAGGACACAGGACACCAGCCACCgccggggaggaggaggaggagcatccTCAACAG GGTCCAAAGGTGGCGGGAAGTCTTCGGGACCTGCGCCCTCGGCCTGCAGCCccttcacctccacctccacctag